The sequence below is a genomic window from Streptosporangium lutulentum.
CTGCGTTTATGGTGGAATTATCGGGAATGCGATCAGGGAGATCATGGAACCGACTCCACGGGGAACAGGGCCGCTGTCGCCGGACTTCGCCGGAATCGATCCCGGTCTGATGCAGGGTTTCATCTCCGCCCTGGAACGGGGCCGGGATGTGATCGGTGAGCAGTCCGAGCGGATCCGCCAGTTGCTCGTGGCGGCGGAGGTGCCGGCGTCCGGTCTGCAGTCGATCAAGCAGATCGAGGGCTGGATCGATGACGAGCTACCGAAGCTGCGACAGCGTGACGCGACGATCAGGGAGAGCGACAGGTTCGCGCTGTGGCTGCCCGGCGCCGGGCCGATCACCTACGACGAGAGCGGTTCCAGGACCGCGGAAGAGTCTCGCGAGCAGGGCACGACGCTGGGCAAACGGCTACTGGCCATCGGTCCTGTCGGATTCTGGTCCCACCATGCCGACTCCGAAAAGTATGTCGAGGTCATCGCGGAGTTGGACGGCAACAAGAACGACGCAGACTTCACCGCGGCCTTCTTCGCCGCTCTCGGTACGGAGGGTGCTTTTAATCTCCCCGTGCTGCTGCGGGAGAGCGTGCACACCGAGCCCCCTCGGGGGGTCGCCGGCCCGCCCGATCCTAATGAGTCGATGCTCCGTACGCTGAGCCAGGCCTTCGGCAGCGCGGTCACGGGAGGGTCGCGGGTCCCGGGGTTCGCCAAGATCAAGGCCGCGGTCCAGAGTCCTGATCCGTCCGACCGGGGGGCCGCCGATCTCCTGCTGACCTCGGGGGAGTTTCCCGCCGAGTGGCTGGCGGGGGTGGCGTCGGCGTGGGGAGGGCTGGCGGATCCCCGCAAGATCACTTCGGGGCTTCTCTACGCCCTGGGAAACAACCCCGCCGCCGCTCGGCTGGCGGTCGGGAAGGTGACGGGGCCGTACACGAAGGACCAGTCGAAGCTGAAGGAGCTCCTGAAGAAACTCAACGAGCGTGCCGGTGGCCTGTACGCGGGGGGAGCACAGAAGGCCGACGCCTTCGGCCGCATGCTCGCCGCCGCCTCCGGCGCCTACGACGAGCAGGACGGCAGGCACAGCGAGGAGGCCGCCGCGTTCGCCTTCGCGGTGATGACGACGCTGGGCGACGTCAGGATCGGGGAGGCCGCACGGGTGCACATGGCGGAGATCGCCGGCGCGTACGCCACCGAGATCACCGAGGGCGCCACCATCGGCGACGACAACATGACCGATTCCAGCGTGCTGAAACCGACGACCTCGGCGCTGGGCCTGAAGTCGGCGTTCACCCTGAGCCCGGAGGACACCTACGCGTTCATGAAGGTCTTCGCCGACACGAACGAGAACCTCGCCCCGTTCGAGGAGGGGATGGGACGGCTCTCCCAGCGTCTGATCGCCGACAGCCTGGCGACGGTCAAAAGAACCGGGGATATCGAGCCCCTGGAGCCAATGCTCAACACGCTGGGAAATGTCCGCGGTTTCGAGGTGGCCGCCGCGGCGAAGGTCCGGGGCAACATGGACATGGTCGACGAACAGAGCAAGAAGATCCTGGGTTTCGCCATCGGCTCGACGCTGGGGTTGACCGGCCTGTGGGTGCCGACCATGGCCGGTCAGGTGGCCTGGCTGGTGCTGGGCACCGGCTTCTCCGGCAAGGACGCTTTTGGGCCGGAGGACGAGAAGCGGGAGGACAAGCTGGACAAGGCCGAAGGGAACGCGACGCTTGGCCGCCAGCACGTCTTCGCGCAGACGCTCATGGCCGCCGGCTTCGCACCGAAGGTGACACCGGCCGAGTTTCAGGCCGACGGCTCGCCGGGTGTGGCCATCACCGACGCGGAGGGCAACCTCCGGTCGTTCCCCGAGCTGCTCAAGCAGGGCAACAAAGGTCTCGTAGCCTTCGAGAAGTGGGCCGATGCCAACGGCATGGGCGGCCCCGACGAGCTTTCGGTGGGCGGTTTATCCAATGGCATGGCGAACTGGTTCGAGAGTGGTAACAAGCGGGGTAAGGATCGTGCCCTGGCTTTTGACCTTTAGCTCATGAAGTTGGGAGGCACTCGGTCTCACCACGGACCAGGTACTTTCCTTGGCCTGGGGATTCCAAGACGATCACCGTCCTGTACGTCTTGTTAGCGAGTCGGACGGGAGCGTTGCCCGGATCTTCAATGATCTCGTAGTCGGCGACTGGAGAGAGTGCACCCAGCAGGAGGCTGTTGAGCGCGTTTGCGCCGAGTTTCGGTGATGCATGTTCGCCGGTGGCCGCGAAGGTCCGCCTGGCCTTGTCCTCCCCGCAGGGAATGTCCTGCCCGCCGGGGTCGGTGACCTTCACATCCAGGGCGTGACTCTCTTTCATCAGCTCGGTGATGTGGAGCCTCAGAGTCTCACCCGCCTCGGCGGCCGTTGGCCCGGTTTCGGCGCAACCGGAAATCGTCAATAACGCCACCGCGCAAATCATGGCGCCATGCCGTACGAAATGTGCCATGAAGTCCTCCGGGGGCTGGTCGGATTTCCCGTGAATCCCATAATGTCCAATAGATCAGTCCGGTGTCTCCCGTGAATAGAGGGATGGTCATGAGTCAGCCTCTGGGTGGATCGGCACTCGATGCGCGACGCCGGCTCCTGGAGCAGACCCTGGCGGAGGTCAGGACGCGGGTCGCGATCCTGGAGGCGGCGCTCGACCCCGCCCATCGGCAGTTCACCGGCCAGCCCGTCTGGGTCGGCCCGAAGGCCCAGCAGTTCGCCGAGGATCTGAGCGCCCGCCGCGTACGGCTGCGCAAGGCGGCCCAGGCCCTCATCGAAACCATTGAAGAGGAACTCCGAGCCGTCCCGGCGAAAAGCTCGTCCTCCGCCGGACGTCACTGAACGGCGAGCTGCAACCAGACCACGCGTCCGGAGAGAGTGTCGTACCAGCCCCAGGCGGTGGCCAGTTCCTGGACCAGCCATAGCCCTCGGCCTCCGCCGCTGTCGGGGCCCACGTTCGGGCAGAGCCGGGGCCGGTGACCGGCCGATCCGGCGTCGATGACGCCGATGTGGAGTGTTCCGTCGTGGTGGGCGACGGTGACGGAGACCCGGCCGCCGGGGCACCGGCCGGAGTCGGAATGGCGTACGGCGTTGGTGACGAGTTCGGTGACGAGCAGCAGCGCGTCGTCGGTCCGCGCGTGTCCGGTGCTATCCAGCAGATCGCGGACGTAGCGCCGGGCCAGGGGAACGGACGCGACCTCTGCGGGGAGCTCGACCTGCCCCAACAGTCCCAGCGCCCTCACCGGGCCGCCTCCGCGATCCGCTCGGCCGCCTCCCTCATCCTGGTACGGCTCCGCCGGTCGCGGCCCTGGTCCCAGGTGAATACCGAGATCCGACCCCGCTGCTCCGTCGTGGCTTTCGGCAGGCCCGGCGGCAGGAAGATCTCCACGCTCGGGCGCCGACCGGGAGGAAGGCGAACCACGGAGTCGAAACCGAGATCATTCAGCTCCCAGGCCAACTCCATCAGGTGAAAACCCCACTCTCGAAGATCGCGCACCTTCATCTGGTCGCCCACTCCTTCGTTGGCTCTGAAGCTGTTCGGTACTGGTCGTGACTGCTCGCTCCCTGTGCGCCCGTCGCTCGCCTTGCCTGCAGAACGAGCAGCGCGGCTTGCGGGTGCAGCAGTACTCTCCACGGGATGTCACATGCTTAATGTGCACATGCAAAACTGAACCTGCAAGCGCTTTGGCGCGAACAGTCAAAGATTCATTACGATGCGTGAGCAATCAGGCAGATTGGGAGGGAGACCTGTGGCCAACTTCTCGCCGACGGTCCGTCATCGACGTTTGCTGCAGGAGTTGCGGCAACTGCGCGGCGCGGCCGGCCTCAAACAAGAAGAAGTGGCTGATCATCTGGACTGGTCGACGTCCAGGATGACCAAGGTGGAAGGCGGAACGCTTCGGATTTCCGTCAATGACGTCCGCGCCATGCTCCAGCTCTACGGGCTTCGAGAGGGAGCTAAGTACGAAGCGCTCGTTCAACTGGCCAAGCAGGCGAGGGAGCGTGGGTGGTGGCATGCCTACAGCGACGTCATCCCGCAGTGGTTTCAGGTCTACGTGGGTCTGGAGGCGGAGGCGTCGTCACTCCGCAACTACGAGCCCGAGCTCGTCCACGGACTTCTACAGACCGAGGACTACGCTCGAGCCGTCTACCAGGCGGCAAGGGTGATGGATGCGCCCGACGAGATAGAACGGCATGTCAGTCTCCGCATGGCCCGTCAGGACGTCATCACACGATCTGAACAGCCCATGCACTTCTGGGCAATTATGAACGAGGCGGCTCTACGCCGTCGTGTCGGTGGTGCCTGCGTCATGAAGGACCAACTGCGACACCTGGTTGAGGTCTCGGCGCAGCCCAATGTGACCCTTCAAGTCCTGCCCTATGGGATAGGTGCGCACGCGGCGATGCTCGGATCCTTCGCCATCCTGTCCTTCTCCGAAGGGGCCAGCGAGGTCGCCTACTTGGAGTACATGACCGGGAGCCTGTATTTGGAGAAGCCCGAGGAAGTCCGGGCATATACGCTGACATACGACCACCTGCGCGCTTCGGCGCTCGATCCGAGGGATTCGATCGCCATGGTCGCGAAGCTCGTCAAAGAAGATCTCTAAGTGCGGGGAAAGGGGATGCGGGTGTCCCACGAGGAGCTGTCCGATGCCGTCTGGCGCAAGAGCACCCGCAGCGGTGGGAACGGCGGTAGCTGTGTCGAAGTCGCCTCGCTGGCCGGAGGTCGGGTAGGTGTGCGTGACAGCAAGGACCGAGGGGGTCCGGCACTGATCTTCACTCCTTCTGAGTGGCAGGCTTTCATCGGCGGAGTCAAGGGTAGAGAGTTCGACGATCTGGTCTGACCGTTATGGCAGTACGGCGTTCGCCGTTTTCCTGGCGGCTGTACGACTGGCCGGGACCTGACCGGAGCCCGTCTCCGAGGACTGTCATACCTGTCCTTCGCGCGCCCATATTGTTATCGGGCTGGCCCGGCACGCTGTGCCGAACTTGCCAGACTGGCAGTGCATCGTGACACATCGCGATGCACGTCGGTCCGCAAGGTAGCCGGTGGCTGTGACGGGACGAGAAGGGTGATCAGGTGTCGGTTATCTCCGCCGCACTGCTCAAGGATCTTCAGAAGCAGGCGGGGCGTGTCGCCGACGACCTGCGAGAGCAGGCGGGACGGGTTCCCGAGATCGGTGATCGGCTGAAGGAGATGCACCGCACCGCCGGCGGCATCGGACGCACGGGGGAGAGTTGGAACGACTGGCTCACTGCCCAGTGCGCCCAAGCCGCCAGCTCTTGGGTGATCGCCTGTGCCTTCATCCGCTTCTGCGAGGACAACGACCTCACTGGCCACCGATGGATCGCCTCCCGCGACGCCGCCGGTCATGCCACTTCTGGCGCAGCCGACGCCGAGGCCGCCTGGATCCAGCGCAACCCCCGGTTGACCGCTCGCGAGTGGTTGCGTGAGTCCTTCACCTGGCTCCGCTCCACCCGCGCGGGGCACGCGCTCTTCCCCGACACCGACTTTGTCTGGTGGTGGGACATCTCCGCCGACCAGGCCGAGGAACTAATCGCTGTCTTTCGCCGACGGGACGTGGACGGGGTACGGCTGGCCCATGACGACTTCCACAGTGCCGATCTCGACACCCGCTTCCTCGGTGATCTCTACCAGGACCTGTCCGAGCACATCCGCAAGCGATACGCACTGCTGCAGACCCCGGTCTTTGTCGAGGAGTTCATCCTTGAGCGAGTCCTCGATCCGGCACTGAACGACTTCGGGCTTGAGGGACTCAAGCTGATCGACCCGACCTGTGGATCGGGACACTTCCTGCTGGGGGCGTTCGACCGACTACTTAAGGAATGGGTCACCTATCAGCCAGGGCTGGACGAGCGGGTGCGGGTGCAGAAGGTGCTTGATGCCATTCACGGTGTTGACATCAATCCGACCGCGACGGCGATCACCAAGTTCCGCCTGATGGTGACGGCATTGAAGGCGTGTGAGGTTACTCGTCTCGATGGTCCGAATGTGCCCGCGCTTAGCCTCAATATCGCTACGGGTGACACACTGCTGTACGGCGGTGGCAAATTCGGTGGTGGTCGTCAGATGGCCCTCGACGTCCTAGACAATGATCCGCTCGCCTCCCATCTTTACGACTGGGAAGATGTCGATCGCTTCCCTGGTATCCTTGACTATAGCCGTTACCACGTGGTCGTCGGCAACCCGCCTTACATCACGGTCAAGGACAAGGCACTCAACGAGGCTTATCGAGAGCGCTATAAGAAGACATGTTCAGGTAAATATGCCCTGTCGGTGCCGTTTGCGGAATTATTCTTCCGATTGGCAATCAAAGACAATGAGCGTCCAGGGTATGTCGGTCAAATAACCGCCAACTCATTTATGAAGCGGGAGTTTGGCAAGAAGCTTATCAATGATTTTTTCGCCAACATGGTGGATCTGACTCAGGTTGTCGATACCTCTGGCGCCTATATTCCTGGGCACGGAACGCCGACGGTTATTCTAATCGGCAAAAACCGCGATCGAACTTTGACCAGTGACGTGCGTGCCGTCCTGGGGGTTCGCGGTGAACCTTCTCAACCCAACGATCCTGCTCAAGGACTGGTTTGGCGCTCCATTGTTGATAATGTCGACAGTCCCGGAGTTGAAACA
It includes:
- a CDS encoding DUF6571 family protein; the encoded protein is MEPTPRGTGPLSPDFAGIDPGLMQGFISALERGRDVIGEQSERIRQLLVAAEVPASGLQSIKQIEGWIDDELPKLRQRDATIRESDRFALWLPGAGPITYDESGSRTAEESREQGTTLGKRLLAIGPVGFWSHHADSEKYVEVIAELDGNKNDADFTAAFFAALGTEGAFNLPVLLRESVHTEPPRGVAGPPDPNESMLRTLSQAFGSAVTGGSRVPGFAKIKAAVQSPDPSDRGAADLLLTSGEFPAEWLAGVASAWGGLADPRKITSGLLYALGNNPAAARLAVGKVTGPYTKDQSKLKELLKKLNERAGGLYAGGAQKADAFGRMLAAASGAYDEQDGRHSEEAAAFAFAVMTTLGDVRIGEAARVHMAEIAGAYATEITEGATIGDDNMTDSSVLKPTTSALGLKSAFTLSPEDTYAFMKVFADTNENLAPFEEGMGRLSQRLIADSLATVKRTGDIEPLEPMLNTLGNVRGFEVAAAAKVRGNMDMVDEQSKKILGFAIGSTLGLTGLWVPTMAGQVAWLVLGTGFSGKDAFGPEDEKREDKLDKAEGNATLGRQHVFAQTLMAAGFAPKVTPAEFQADGSPGVAITDAEGNLRSFPELLKQGNKGLVAFEKWADANGMGGPDELSVGGLSNGMANWFESGNKRGKDRALAFDL
- a CDS encoding ATP-binding protein — its product is MRALGLLGQVELPAEVASVPLARRYVRDLLDSTGHARTDDALLLVTELVTNAVRHSDSGRCPGGRVSVTVAHHDGTLHIGVIDAGSAGHRPRLCPNVGPDSGGGRGLWLVQELATAWGWYDTLSGRVVWLQLAVQ
- a CDS encoding helix-turn-helix domain-containing protein, producing MANFSPTVRHRRLLQELRQLRGAAGLKQEEVADHLDWSTSRMTKVEGGTLRISVNDVRAMLQLYGLREGAKYEALVQLAKQARERGWWHAYSDVIPQWFQVYVGLEAEASSLRNYEPELVHGLLQTEDYARAVYQAARVMDAPDEIERHVSLRMARQDVITRSEQPMHFWAIMNEAALRRRVGGACVMKDQLRHLVEVSAQPNVTLQVLPYGIGAHAAMLGSFAILSFSEGASEVAYLEYMTGSLYLEKPEEVRAYTLTYDHLRASALDPRDSIAMVAKLVKEDL
- a CDS encoding DUF397 domain-containing protein — translated: MRVSHEELSDAVWRKSTRSGGNGGSCVEVASLAGGRVGVRDSKDRGGPALIFTPSEWQAFIGGVKGREFDDLV